The proteins below are encoded in one region of Sminthopsis crassicaudata isolate SCR6 chromosome 1, ASM4859323v1, whole genome shotgun sequence:
- the LOC141549910 gene encoding ret finger protein-like 4B — translation MASYLISNLWEELKCPICLDFFTCPTSIECGHNFCAGCIHALMMKTSKSRFRCPKCHKKCMKNTRPNRQLETIAKSFKLLTLHMSRNWELRDVIRRKFYEEIFLDPETACPEIVVSTDRKTIRRKDKWKKLFWKRSNQCGAILATQSFMSGRHYWEVTVGNSSAWDVGLCKKSIQRKGQLSPSPSTGHWLLSLRQETYIVSTMPRMSIPIPRKLYKVGIFLDYEAGDIMFYDVDNRCLIYTFTSSFSEPLLPIFSVGLGFKNKNVLTIDPISDEVAKISEHA, via the exons ATGGCCTCATATCTCATTTCAAACCTTTGGGAAGAGCTGAAGTGCCCCATCTGCCTAGATTTCTTCACATGCCCCACATCTATAGAATGTGGTCACAATTTTTGTGCAGGATGTATCCATGCACTTATGATGAAGACTTCAAAGTCCAGATTTCGATGTCCTAAGTGTCACAAGAAGTGTATGAAGAATACCCGGCCTAATCGACAACTGGAGACAATAGCAAAATCCTTCAAATTGCTCACACTTCACATGAGTAGGAACTGGGAGCTGAGAGATGTGATCAGGAGAAAATTCTATG agGAAATCTTTCTGGATCCTGAAACTGCCTGTCCTGAAATCGTTGTGTCCACAGATAGGAaaacaataagaagaaaagataaatggaagAAGTTGTTTTGGAAGAGATCTAATCAATGCGGTGCTATTCTAGCAACTCAGAGCTTCATGTCTGGGAGACATTATTGGGAGGTGACAGTGGGAAACAGTTCTGCTTGGGATGTTGGTCTTTGTAAGAAGTCTATACAAAGGAAGGGACAACTATCACCATCTCCTTCTACTGGACATTGGCTTTTGAGCCTAAGACAAGAAACATACATTGTCTCTACCATGCCTAGGATGAGCATTCCCATACCAAGGAAGCTCTACAAAGTGGGGATCTTTTTGGATTATGAGGCAGGAGACATAATGTTTTATGATGTAGACAATAGGTGCCTCATCTATACATTCACCAGCTCCTTTTCAGAGCCTCTCTTGCCTATATTTTCTGTCGGCCTCGGCTTCAAGAATAAAAATGTTCTGACCATAGACCCAATATCAGATGAGGTTGCAAAAATCTCAGAACACGCATAA